One region of Streptomyces davaonensis JCM 4913 genomic DNA includes:
- a CDS encoding response regulator gives MIRVALVDDQALMRAGFRALLDAEDGIEVVGEAADGERGVALVRAEAPDIALIDVQMPVMTGIEATRRIAADPALSDVRVVILTNYGHDEYVFEALRAGASGFLLKDTEPADLLQAIEVVARGEALLSPSVTRTLIGEFVARPPDRATAPGLEGLTRREREVTALAARGLSNEEIAEHMVISPFTAKTHVSRAMTKLGARDRAQLVVFAYESGLVTARGGS, from the coding sequence ATGATCAGGGTCGCGCTGGTCGACGACCAGGCGCTGATGCGGGCCGGGTTCCGGGCCCTGCTGGACGCCGAGGACGGCATCGAGGTGGTCGGCGAGGCGGCCGACGGGGAGCGCGGGGTGGCCCTCGTCCGCGCCGAGGCGCCCGACATCGCGCTGATCGATGTCCAGATGCCGGTGATGACGGGCATCGAGGCCACCCGCCGGATCGCCGCCGACCCCGCGCTCTCGGACGTCCGCGTGGTGATCCTCACCAACTACGGCCACGACGAGTACGTCTTCGAGGCGCTGCGTGCGGGCGCCAGCGGCTTTCTGCTGAAGGACACCGAACCGGCCGATCTGCTCCAGGCGATCGAGGTCGTGGCCCGCGGCGAGGCACTGCTGTCCCCGTCCGTCACCCGCACCCTCATCGGCGAGTTCGTGGCCCGGCCCCCGGACCGGGCCACCGCCCCCGGCCTGGAGGGCCTCACCCGCCGCGAACGCGAGGTGACCGCGCTGGCCGCACGCGGGCTCAGCAACGAGGAGATCGCCGAGCACATGGTCATCAGCCCGTTCACGGCCAAGACCCACGTCAGCCGCGCGATGACCAAGCTGGGCGCCCGGGACCGCGCCCAACTGGTCGTGTTCGCCTATGAGTCCGGTTTGGTGACGGCCCGCGGCGGGAGCTGA
- a CDS encoding DUF397 domain-containing protein yields MGSMDPIYSGMPATDLGTEGWHKPWSGTNGGSCVEVKRLPDGSVAFRQSTDPEGPALVYSRDEMIVFLEGAKAGQADFLVA; encoded by the coding sequence ATGGGATCCATGGACCCGATCTACAGCGGCATGCCGGCCACCGATCTGGGCACCGAGGGCTGGCACAAGCCCTGGAGCGGCACCAACGGCGGCAGCTGCGTCGAGGTGAAGCGACTGCCCGACGGAAGCGTCGCCTTCCGCCAGTCCACGGACCCCGAGGGGCCCGCGCTGGTCTACTCCCGGGACGAGATGATCGTGTTCCTCGAAGGCGCCAAGGCGGGCCAGGCGGACTTCCTGGTCGCCTGA
- a CDS encoding helix-turn-helix domain-containing protein, which yields MSENRSGGSAPTVLRMVLGKRLKQLREQAGVSFEDAARAIEVTPLTVRRIEKAEVKLRIPYVKELLRTYGVPAEETEGFLELARKANEPGWWYQYRDVLPDWFQAYVSLESEATVIRLYEPHYVPGLLQTHDYVTALMRVGFPNESKEDISRRVDLRLRRQDLLTKPGAPAVWAVLDETVLRRPVGGPDVMRAQIDRIDEALDLRNVRIQIMRFAAGAHPGAFGPFHHFRFGFSELPDVIYTENLAGAVYVDRPGDVVNYLEVLDRMSVQAEPVARTRAILAELRKEL from the coding sequence GTGAGCGAGAACCGCTCGGGCGGCAGTGCACCCACGGTCCTGCGGATGGTTCTCGGCAAACGGCTGAAGCAGCTGCGGGAGCAGGCCGGTGTGTCCTTCGAGGACGCCGCACGGGCCATCGAGGTCACTCCCCTCACGGTCCGCCGGATCGAGAAGGCCGAGGTCAAGCTCCGCATCCCGTACGTGAAGGAACTGCTGCGCACCTACGGGGTCCCGGCGGAGGAGACCGAGGGCTTCCTCGAACTGGCCAGGAAGGCGAACGAGCCGGGGTGGTGGTACCAGTACCGCGACGTGCTCCCGGACTGGTTCCAGGCATACGTGAGCCTGGAGAGCGAAGCCACCGTCATACGTCTCTACGAACCCCACTACGTCCCCGGCCTGTTGCAGACCCACGACTACGTCACCGCGCTGATGCGGGTCGGCTTCCCGAACGAGTCGAAGGAGGACATATCCCGGCGCGTCGATCTGCGGCTCAGACGCCAGGACCTGCTCACCAAGCCGGGCGCACCGGCCGTCTGGGCCGTCCTGGACGAGACGGTGCTGCGCCGCCCGGTCGGCGGTCCCGATGTGATGCGGGCTCAGATCGACCGGATCGACGAGGCGTTGGACCTGCGCAACGTCCGGATCCAGATCATGCGCTTCGCGGCCGGTGCCCATCCGGGCGCCTTCGGCCCCTTCCACCACTTCCGCTTCGGATTCTCCGAACTCCCTGACGTCATCTACACGGAGAACCTGGCCGGCGCGGTCTACGTCGACCGGCCCGGCGACGTCGTCAACTACCTAGAGGTACTGGACCGGATGTCCGTCCAGGCGGAGCCGGTCGCACGAACCAGGGCAATCCTGGCCGAACTGCGTAAGGAGTTGTGA
- a CDS encoding carboxymuconolactone decarboxylase family protein — MTTPFRYTKPQPPKAATGRVAEVYEQLSRDFGIDEPVTFVVLSSAPELLTATWALMRESLIAGPGSRTGKEIAAFGVSQANQCPFCVTAHTVLLHATGDHALAERLARGERPENEEHARVLEWGKRTRVPSPASKPYPFPQDHAPGYLGTALSFHFINRIVSALLTEKMLPGNAERLRVVRSLAGRTLSRTVRRPALPGDALALLDRTDPGEAPAWAGDTAVGPAYAALLKSAMAGADLLDADDQELVLETMWQWDGRHPGLALEGIPDRRERPGARLALLAALAPYRITDEDVAAWRRPEHTDHCLVHLVAYGAFTAVDRIESALSRSTART; from the coding sequence ATGACCACACCCTTCCGTTACACCAAGCCCCAGCCGCCCAAGGCGGCCACCGGACGCGTCGCCGAGGTCTACGAGCAGCTCTCCCGTGACTTCGGCATCGACGAGCCGGTCACCTTCGTGGTGCTCTCCTCGGCGCCGGAACTGCTCACCGCCACCTGGGCGTTGATGCGCGAGTCGCTGATCGCGGGACCAGGCAGCCGGACCGGCAAGGAGATCGCGGCGTTCGGGGTGTCGCAGGCCAACCAGTGCCCGTTCTGCGTGACCGCCCACACCGTGCTGCTGCACGCCACCGGCGACCACGCCCTCGCCGAACGTCTCGCGCGGGGCGAGCGCCCGGAGAACGAGGAGCACGCGCGCGTACTGGAGTGGGGCAAGCGGACCCGCGTCCCGAGCCCGGCGTCGAAGCCGTACCCCTTCCCGCAGGACCACGCCCCCGGGTACCTCGGCACCGCGCTGTCGTTCCACTTCATCAACCGGATCGTGTCGGCCCTGCTGACCGAGAAGATGCTGCCCGGCAACGCCGAGCGCCTCCGCGTGGTGCGCAGTCTCGCGGGCCGTACGCTCTCCCGGACCGTGCGCCGCCCGGCCCTGCCCGGCGACGCGCTGGCGCTGCTGGACCGCACCGACCCCGGCGAGGCCCCCGCGTGGGCGGGCGACACCGCCGTGGGCCCGGCGTACGCGGCGCTGCTCAAGTCGGCCATGGCGGGCGCCGATCTGCTCGACGCGGACGACCAGGAACTCGTCCTGGAGACGATGTGGCAGTGGGACGGGCGGCACCCGGGGCTCGCTCTGGAGGGCATCCCGGACCGGCGCGAGCGGCCGGGGGCGCGGCTGGCCCTGCTGGCCGCGCTGGCGCCGTACCGGATCACCGACGAGGACGTGGCGGCCTGGCGGCGGCCGGAGCACACCGACCACTGTCTGGTGCACCTCGTGGCCTACGGCGCCTTCACCGCCGTCGACCGGATCGAGTCCGCGCTGAGCCGGTCGACCGCGCGGACATAA
- a CDS encoding sensor histidine kinase: MSGITVTRRHLADAALAVVVGALVVTSAAFDRDTAPVDYVLMVVGCAALGFYRAAPRAVLAVATVSGAAYVLHAEPGTLAALPVIGAVHTASRVGHRALAAAGGGLFLAAYVATGPGTQDVLEKSALLAGWFLCAVITGLADRNWQAYLRQTEQRALEAERTREEAALRRAGEERLRIARELHDSLTHSISIVKLQAGVAVHLARKRGEEVPPALLAIQEASGEAMRELRATLDVLRTDEPSGTPALLVERARAAGLAAELAVTGTERPLPATVDRAAYRIVQEALTNAARHAGQATVRVELAYGPEDLEIRVEDDGIAVPDRPPVPGIGLTGMRERVTALGGTLRAGPREEGGFSVRAQLPLGEPVRAPVPLGEAR; this comes from the coding sequence ATGAGCGGGATCACGGTGACACGCAGGCACCTCGCCGACGCGGCCCTGGCGGTCGTGGTCGGCGCCCTCGTGGTGACCTCCGCCGCCTTCGACCGGGACACGGCGCCGGTCGACTACGTGCTCATGGTCGTGGGCTGCGCGGCGCTGGGGTTCTACCGGGCGGCACCGCGGGCCGTTCTGGCCGTGGCGACCGTCAGCGGGGCAGCGTACGTCCTGCACGCCGAGCCGGGGACCCTGGCCGCCCTGCCCGTCATCGGCGCCGTGCACACCGCTTCCCGGGTCGGGCACCGGGCGCTCGCCGCGGCGGGCGGCGGGCTGTTCCTGGCGGCGTACGTGGCGACCGGGCCCGGCACCCAGGACGTGCTGGAGAAGTCCGCGCTGCTCGCGGGCTGGTTCCTGTGCGCGGTGATCACCGGGCTCGCCGACCGCAACTGGCAGGCGTATCTGCGCCAGACCGAACAGCGCGCCCTGGAGGCCGAGCGCACCCGGGAGGAGGCCGCCCTGCGCCGCGCCGGGGAGGAACGCCTGCGCATCGCCCGGGAGTTGCACGACTCGCTCACCCACAGCATCTCCATCGTCAAGCTCCAGGCCGGAGTCGCCGTGCACCTCGCCCGCAAGCGGGGCGAGGAGGTGCCGCCCGCGCTGCTCGCCATCCAGGAGGCGAGCGGGGAGGCGATGCGTGAACTGCGGGCGACCCTGGACGTGCTGCGCACCGACGAGCCCTCCGGAACCCCGGCGCTGCTGGTGGAGCGGGCGCGGGCGGCGGGTCTGGCGGCCGAGCTGGCGGTCACCGGCACCGAGCGCCCCCTGCCGGCGACCGTGGACCGGGCCGCGTACCGCATCGTCCAGGAGGCGCTCACCAACGCGGCACGCCACGCGGGGCAGGCGACGGTCCGTGTCGAACTCGCCTATGGTCCCGAGGACCTGGAGATACGGGTGGAGGACGACGGAATCGCCGTCCCGGACCGCCCGCCCGTGCCCGGCATCGGCCTCACCGGCATGCGGGAGCGGGTCACGGCGCTGGGCGGCACCCTGCGCGCGGGCCCGCGCGAGGAGGGCGGATTCTCGGTACGGGCCCAACTGCCGCTGGGGGAGCCGGTGCGGGCGCCCGTGCCGCTGGGGGAGGCGAGATGA
- a CDS encoding SAM-dependent methyltransferase — protein sequence MADGQPSPDQEALSKIDTTVPHSARIWNYWMGGKDNYDVDREAGDAYREIAPNIETMARASRQYLIRTVSFVAGELGIRQFLDIGTGLPTYDNTHQVAQRVAPESRIVYVDNDPLVLRHAEALLTSTDEGVTEYIDADLHDPEKIIEAARRFLDFDQPVALMLMGILGHIQDYEEAISIVRRLQAVLPSGSYFVHYDSTDTDAELKRAQQGYDDTGAIPYVLRSPRQLSAYYEGLELLEPGIVSCPLWRPEPGTTPEPTDVYGGVARKP from the coding sequence ATGGCAGACGGCCAGCCCTCCCCCGACCAGGAAGCCCTGTCCAAGATCGACACCACGGTGCCGCACTCGGCCCGCATCTGGAACTACTGGATGGGGGGCAAGGACAACTACGACGTCGACCGGGAGGCGGGCGACGCCTACCGCGAGATCGCGCCGAACATCGAGACGATGGCCCGCGCCTCCCGGCAGTACCTGATCCGCACGGTGTCCTTCGTGGCCGGCGAACTCGGCATCCGCCAGTTCCTGGACATCGGCACCGGTCTGCCGACCTACGACAACACCCACCAGGTCGCCCAGCGGGTGGCACCCGAGTCACGCATCGTCTACGTCGACAACGACCCCCTGGTACTGCGGCACGCCGAGGCCCTGCTCACCAGCACCGACGAGGGCGTCACCGAGTACATCGACGCCGATCTGCACGACCCCGAGAAGATCATCGAGGCGGCACGCCGGTTCCTGGACTTCGACCAGCCGGTCGCCCTGATGCTCATGGGCATCCTCGGCCACATCCAGGACTACGAGGAGGCCATCTCCATCGTCCGCCGCCTCCAGGCCGTGCTGCCCTCGGGCAGCTACTTCGTCCACTACGACAGCACGGACACCGACGCGGAACTCAAGCGCGCCCAGCAGGGCTACGACGACACGGGCGCCATCCCGTACGTCCTGCGCAGCCCGCGACAGCTCTCCGCCTATTACGAGGGCCTGGAGCTGCTGGAGCCGGGCATCGTCTCCTGCCCCCTGTGGCGCCCCGAGCCCGGCACCACGCCCGAGCCCACGGACGTCTACGGCGGCGTGGCCCGCAAGCCCTGA
- a CDS encoding NCS1 family nucleobase:cation symporter-1 — MTDTAPTAIPPSSQVTLADGRVELAPGSPPPIGPYANDDLLPVPVEKRTWTTYNFSALWVGMAHNTASWTLASGLIAVGMDWKQAVLTIALANVIVLVPMLLTGHAGPKYGIPFPVFARASFGIRGANLPAVVRALVACGWFGIQTWIGGEAIFFLAGKLIGDGWADAGKIGGYAWTMWLSFAIFWAIQVAIIYRGMETIRRFENWAAPFVLVGAFVMLWWMSDKAGGFGPLLDQPSKLGWGGDFWKLFWPSLMGMIGFWSTLSLNIPDFTRYGKSQKAQTWGQALGLPTTMTLFAFLSVMVTSGSAAVYGEPIWDPVQLAAKTDNVVGLLFALVTVLVATLSVNIAANLVSPAFDFSNIAPRKISFRTGALATCVLGVLIFPWKLYSDPQGYIFTWLGLVGGLLGTVAGILIADYWILRRGRLDLTDLYRTGGRYWYEGGWNWRAVVAFLAGGVLAIGGANFDPLIDGTPVPALSSLADYGWAVGLGTSMVLYLVLMLARGRRE, encoded by the coding sequence CCCCGCCGCCCATCGGTCCGTACGCCAACGACGACCTGCTCCCGGTCCCGGTGGAGAAGCGGACCTGGACCACCTACAACTTTTCCGCGCTCTGGGTCGGCATGGCCCACAACACGGCTTCCTGGACCCTCGCTTCGGGTCTGATCGCCGTCGGCATGGACTGGAAGCAGGCCGTGCTCACCATCGCGCTGGCCAATGTCATCGTGCTGGTGCCGATGCTGCTCACCGGGCACGCGGGGCCCAAGTACGGCATCCCGTTCCCGGTGTTCGCGCGCGCCTCCTTCGGCATCCGCGGCGCCAACCTGCCCGCCGTCGTACGGGCGTTGGTGGCGTGCGGCTGGTTCGGGATCCAGACCTGGATCGGCGGCGAGGCGATCTTCTTCCTGGCCGGGAAGCTCATCGGCGACGGCTGGGCGGACGCCGGGAAGATCGGTGGCTACGCCTGGACCATGTGGCTGTCGTTCGCGATCTTCTGGGCGATCCAGGTCGCGATCATCTACCGGGGCATGGAGACCATCCGCCGGTTCGAGAACTGGGCCGCTCCGTTCGTGCTCGTCGGCGCCTTCGTGATGCTGTGGTGGATGAGCGACAAGGCCGGTGGCTTCGGCCCGCTGCTGGACCAGCCGTCCAAGCTGGGCTGGGGCGGAGACTTCTGGAAGCTGTTCTGGCCGTCCCTCATGGGCATGATCGGCTTCTGGTCCACCCTGTCGCTGAACATCCCGGACTTCACCCGGTACGGGAAGAGCCAGAAGGCCCAGACCTGGGGGCAGGCTCTTGGACTGCCCACGACGATGACGTTGTTCGCGTTCCTGTCCGTGATGGTCACCTCCGGCTCGGCGGCCGTCTACGGCGAGCCGATCTGGGACCCGGTGCAGCTCGCCGCCAAGACCGACAACGTGGTCGGGCTGCTCTTCGCCCTGGTGACCGTGCTGGTGGCGACCCTGTCGGTGAACATCGCCGCCAACCTGGTCTCGCCCGCCTTCGACTTCTCCAACATCGCGCCCCGGAAGATCAGTTTCCGCACCGGCGCCCTCGCCACCTGTGTGCTCGGCGTGCTGATCTTCCCGTGGAAGCTGTACTCCGACCCGCAGGGCTACATCTTCACCTGGCTCGGCCTGGTGGGCGGTCTGCTCGGCACGGTCGCCGGCATCCTCATCGCCGACTACTGGATCCTGCGCCGGGGCCGCCTCGACCTCACCGACCTGTACCGCACCGGCGGGCGCTACTGGTACGAGGGCGGCTGGAACTGGCGGGCGGTCGTGGCCTTCCTCGCCGGTGGCGTGCTGGCCATCGGCGGCGCGAACTTCGATCCGCTGATCGACGGCACCCCCGTCCCGGCCCTGTCCTCGCTCGCGGACTACGGCTGGGCGGTGGGCCTCGGCACCTCGATGGTGCTCTACCTCGTGCTGATGCTGGCGCGCGGCCGGCGGGAGTGA